ATAAAACCGATAATAAAGGAAGTAAACATCTTAAAAGAAGGTCTTGAAAAACTTTCGGAGAAGAAGGATAATATGTTCCGGATTTCTTGTTTGGCATTTCGGATTCTCATAGGCTGTTCTCCTTTCTGGGCTAAGGTAAGTTGCTGCTTTCTTTAGCCTATTTTAGGATAACAGCCTTTTTTATGCACGCCCTAAAAAGTGCAAGAGTTTAGTATTGTTATTGTCAGAGCTAAAAAAATGATCCGAATGTTGAAAAAAGAAAGAGAAATATCTTGGGATATGGAAATAGATGTTGCCGTAATAGGAGCTGGAGCTTGTGGAATGATCGCTTCATTGGCAGCAGAGGAAAAGGGAGCAGAGGTATTGCTACTTGAAAAAGAGAAAAAGGTAGGTGGGAATACATCTTTAAGTCAGGGAATGATTCCTGCTGCAGGAACTCGCTTTCAAAGAGCAGCGGGAATAGAGGATTCACCAGAACTTATGGCAGAGGATATTTTTAAGAAAAACAATTACGAAAGCGATCCAGAAATTACGCTACATATATGCAGGGAATCTAAGAACCTTGTTGAATGGCTTGTCGATTCTATAGGAATACATTTGGATATCCTAACAGATTTCATTTATCCGGGTCATTCGAGACATCGAATTCATGCTCCATCCACTCGTAAAGGGGAACAGATTGTAAAAGAATTACGTAATATAATTTCGAAGAGAGAAAATATACTGCTTGTTACTCAAGCACCAGTGAGAGATTTACTCGCAGATAAAGACGGTGGTGTCATTGGATTGGAAGTAGAAATATTTGGGCAGGGCATTAATAGGGTTCGAGCTAAGAAAACGATTCTCGCGTGTAATGGTTTCGGAAATAATAAAGAAATGTTGAAGAAGTATATTCCTGAAATGGCAGATGCATTCTATTTCGGGCATGAGGGAAATACAGGAGAAGGAATACTATGGGGTATGGAATTGGGGGCTGCTACCGAATGCATGAGTGCTTATCA
The sequence above is a segment of the Methanomassiliicoccales archaeon genome. Coding sequences within it:
- a CDS encoding flavocytochrome c, with amino-acid sequence MIRMLKKEREISWDMEIDVAVIGAGACGMIASLAAEEKGAEVLLLEKEKKVGGNTSLSQGMIPAAGTRFQRAAGIEDSPELMAEDIFKKNNYESDPEITLHICRESKNLVEWLVDSIGIHLDILTDFIYPGHSRHRIHAPSTRKGEQIVKELRNIISKRENILLVTQAPVRDLLADKDGGVIGLEVEIFGQGINRVRAKKTILACNGFGNNKEMLKKYIPEMADAFYFGHEGNTGEGILWGMELGAATECMSAYQAHGSVAFPHATLLTWVVIVNGGIQVNKKGKRFSNEYTGYSEHAIEVLNQEDKIAIEIFDSRIYHSVLGFEDFRQCIEIGAVKKADTIEELAEIFHLPSGELRKTLESYNLAAQGKIEDPFGRRNFKGPLRPPFYGVKVTGALFHTQGGLKVNKKGQVLKPNGSTIPNLYAGGGVAVGVSGSGVSGYCSGNGLLTATVLGKLAGEDAGASIKEGAKDA